Genomic DNA from Prevotella intermedia ATCC 25611 = DSM 20706:
GTTGCCGCTCGAACCGCCTGTCATCACACTAATATTTCCACCTCTTTTTATATATGGGAGCGCAATTTTCTCAATAGCATCTTGTCTTTTTATGCTTCCCAACAAGGCTTCACACGATACCATAGGGCACATATCGTCCAAGCCATCTGCCTGTATCAATTCCTCATCGTAGATAAAAAGCGCGAACGGACGACTCATTAACTTCGCCAACTGTTCGCTTGACAGGTCGGTATTCAGCAATCTTACATGGACGCCCAATCGTGAAAGAGCAGGCAGGAGCAAAGCCGAAATAAGGTGGTTGCGACAAAACAATGCCACATGCTGACCACTTTTCAAATGGTATTTATGGTAGAGTAGATGGGACAATCGCTGCGCCAACGCATAGAAATCTTGATAATCTACATGCTGATTATCGCTCACCACAGCACAATCGTGTGTATGATAGCGAGCAGCAAAGCGCACGGCAGCCATCATCGTAATACCTTCGTGCAGGAAACAATTAAGCAAACGCACAATGCCACGTGGTGTAATGAGGTGCAGACGCCAGAGCGAACGGAAGAGAGATGTTTTCATTGAACGGTTTTTTGATAGAAGAAACGAACCAAGGGAGCAAACAATGACGCCACAGGAGCTGAAAGGCGTGCCCACCAAGGCTGATAGGAGAAGCGACTTTTCATAGCCAACCGCAACAGAATACACGCAGCATCATCAGCCGAATAAGCAGGCAAAGAACGATAATTCGGGTTAGCCATAGACATTTCTGTGCGTACCAAAGGTAGGTAGGCTACATGAACACCAACCCCAAGTCGCTTCCATTCGCTTTCTGCCGTACGACACCACACGTTGGTTGCACACTTCGATGCGTGATAAGCCGACCACCCCGGAGCAGGGGGATATAGACAACTGACCGATGAGGTATAGACCAATTGACCTTTAGACTTTTGTAAAGCTGGCAACAAAGCCAACGCCAATGCCACCACGGAACGATAGTTTAAGTCGATTGTACGGTCGAAATCGTGTAGTCGTTCGGATGCATCGGTAATCTTTCGGAAAATAGATTTTCCTGCATTGCAGAAGAGATAGTCTACCGTGGGTAACTGTTTCAGTTCTTTGCATAGCAAATCCAAGGCTGGGCGGTTGCGCAAATCAAGTGCACGACAGACCGCCTGACAGCCCATTGCTTGCGCTTCACTGCACAAAGTCTGTAGTTCTGCCTCGCTGCGAGCTATCAGATAGAGGTTCGCACCAACCTGCATCAGCCGCTTTGCCAATGCAAGCCCGATGCCTCGCGATGCTCCTGTAATCACCACCCAGCGTCCTTTGAAGCGATGTTGCAGTTGCTTTTCGTCCATACGGGGCTTGGGATAGAGCAGGGAAGCACATAGTTTCAGCAAACTTTTCTTCATTCTTTACTCCTTATTTTCCATTTGCAAACATAGCTTTTTATCTCCAATTGTACAAGCTTTAGCAGTAGATTGTGTATAAAAATGAAATGCAAATGTGTGTTAGACTTCCCGCTTGTGAGGGTGTTTGTCGTAATACCACAGTTCAATGCTATTGATAATATTCTGCCAAAGTATGTAGCAGCCGGGACCTACCGACGACAATGGGTTCAGATAGGTAAAGGTTATCCAGATGGCAAAGGTGGTATTCTTCTGTCCCAAGGCTTGTCCCGCCTCGATAGTGCTATCGAAAAAACGACCAATAAATCTGCCGACAGCAAACTGTACCAAGCAAAGCAGCAAACTGACGAGGGCAATGAAGGCGAGGAAAAGGGCGGTGGTATCGGCGTGAACGATATTTTTCACGGTGGTTCCCGTTATGATGGTGAGTGTGAAAGCCCAAAAGTAAAAACCAAGATTGCGTACACTGACAATCCATTTGTAAAGCGGTCGCAATATGCGCCAATGCTTTGTGAAGTAAGCTACTACCATCGGGGCAACTAAAATAAGACAAACACGGTTGAGAATAACGAGGAAAGACTCGACGAAACCAACGTTCACATTGGGTTCTATCAGCGGAAAACAAGTGGGAATGAGGGCTGCACAAATGAAATTAGATAGGAAAGTGTAGGTCGTCATATCCTCTATGTTGCCACCCAACTTCTGTGTAACGATGGCTGCCGCCGATGCACAAGGGCAGATAATGCACGCCAACACCGACTCCATAAGTATCAAGCTGTTGCCTTGTAGCTTGAAAAAGAGTATAAAACCTACGGCTATAAGAACAAACAACACCTGAAACACGCCTATCCAGAGATGCCATTGCACAGGAAGGAGCCTACGGAAATCTACTTTGCAAAACGTTACGTAGAGCATTAAAAACATACAAATGGGCAAAAGGAAGTCGAATATCGGCTCGAAAACCGCCGAAGCAGGAGATAGCAGGGGTATAAAAGCAAACAGCAAGTAAACGATAGCACCTGTAGCAATGGCTACTGGCAGCGTCCATTTCTTTATAATACTTATCAATTCCACCTTTTTTGTTTGGTCTATAATGTGTTCTTACTGAATTATTCTTCAAATGTACGAATATTTTTGGGAATATACTATTGCCTTAAAGTATATTTTATAAAATGAAGTTTCTTATAAAAAGTTAGGCTATATAGGAAGAATCGTTTATATTTGCAAAATAAACGAAGTTGAAGATGAGTAATAAGACAACAGATACAATCGAATATTTGGTAT
This window encodes:
- a CDS encoding SDR family NAD(P)-dependent oxidoreductase, coding for MKKSLLKLCASLLYPKPRMDEKQLQHRFKGRWVVITGASRGIGLALAKRLMQVGANLYLIARSEAELQTLCSEAQAMGCQAVCRALDLRNRPALDLLCKELKQLPTVDYLFCNAGKSIFRKITDASERLHDFDRTIDLNYRSVVALALALLPALQKSKGQLVYTSSVSCLYPPAPGWSAYHASKCATNVWCRTAESEWKRLGVGVHVAYLPLVRTEMSMANPNYRSLPAYSADDAACILLRLAMKSRFSYQPWWARLSAPVASLFAPLVRFFYQKTVQ
- a CDS encoding transporter, whose amino-acid sequence is MELISIIKKWTLPVAIATGAIVYLLFAFIPLLSPASAVFEPIFDFLLPICMFLMLYVTFCKVDFRRLLPVQWHLWIGVFQVLFVLIAVGFILFFKLQGNSLILMESVLACIICPCASAAAIVTQKLGGNIEDMTTYTFLSNFICAALIPTCFPLIEPNVNVGFVESFLVILNRVCLILVAPMVVAYFTKHWRILRPLYKWIVSVRNLGFYFWAFTLTIITGTTVKNIVHADTTALFLAFIALVSLLLCLVQFAVGRFIGRFFDSTIEAGQALGQKNTTFAIWITFTYLNPLSSVGPGCYILWQNIINSIELWYYDKHPHKREV